Proteins encoded by one window of Aphis gossypii isolate Hap1 chromosome X, ASM2018417v2, whole genome shotgun sequence:
- the LOC114126735 gene encoding uncharacterized protein LOC114126735: MLMKLKVLILFSISAQISRSTIMAYNPPLSSLLLFDFQNVTDLNNWTEQSDTVRSVGKSKATFDLYKTQTKQSAILFTLLNPQSNGACFSGVRTTTQLNLDGYEYISFLCKTAGNATTYKIILRHNNLNDEPNPTYEQKFKVNTDSETTVKLPISQFDPYYRGKIILDGPTLNVKNITSFGIQVAGGVYENFKQSGLSSLVVDQIWAEPNEDAN; this comes from the exons ATGTTGATGAAATTGAaagtgttaattttattttcgattaGTGCACAAATTTCTCGTTCGACAATTATGGCCTATAATCCCCCTTT atcaAGTTTGTTGTTAttcgattttcaaaatgttaccGATTTAAATAACTGGACAGAACAATCGGACACTGTAAGATCAGTAGGAAAGTCAAAAGcaacatttgatttatataaaactcaaACTAAACAGTCTGCAATCCTCTTCACGTTGCTAAATCCACAATCAAACGGTGCATGTTTCAGTGGCGTCCGTACAACAACACAATTAAACCTTGAtggatatgaatatatatcatttttatgcaaaaccgCAGGAAATGCCactacatataaaattattttgaggcacaataatttaaacgacGAACCAAACCCAACttatgaacaaaaatttaag GTTAATACTGATTCAGAAACAACAGTAAAATTGCCAATTTCACAATTTGATCCATATTATAGGGGTAAAATAATACTAGATGGACCTActttaaatgtgaaaaatattaccaGCTTTGGCATTCAAGTGGCTGGTGgtgtttatgaaaattttaagcaaTCGGGCTTATCATCATTAGTGGTGGATCAAATATGGGCAGAACCCAACGAAGATGCAAACTGA